The proteins below come from a single Vibrio natriegens NBRC 15636 = ATCC 14048 = DSM 759 genomic window:
- a CDS encoding RNA recognition motif domain-containing protein, which translates to MTSKKNLILCAGLAVIGGVIFSQFAVSPVLSFLIGVVATAFLFSFSSQTPIDQSTDSDPSTKTLYVGNLPYKANESHVRDLFAEYGQVYAVRLMKDKRTGKRRGFGFVVMAAADAEPAIAKLNEKLYMDRTLKVRIANDPKHPEGDKFEQE; encoded by the coding sequence ATGACGTCTAAAAAAAATCTGATTTTATGTGCCGGGTTGGCCGTCATTGGGGGAGTCATCTTCTCTCAATTCGCCGTTTCACCCGTACTGAGCTTTCTTATCGGTGTTGTCGCTACTGCTTTTCTGTTTTCATTTTCTAGCCAGACACCAATTGATCAATCAACCGACTCTGACCCATCAACCAAAACCTTGTATGTGGGAAACCTGCCTTATAAGGCAAATGAAAGTCATGTTCGCGATTTATTTGCGGAATATGGACAAGTCTATGCCGTGCGCTTAATGAAAGATAAACGTACTGGTAAAAGAAGAGGATTTGGATTTGTTGTGATGGCTGCTGCAGATGCTGAACCAGCCATCGCCAAGTTAAATGAAAAGCTATATATGGATCGTACACTTAAAGTGCGTATCGCTAACGATCCGAAACACCCGGAAGGCGATAAATTTGAACAGGAGTAA
- the murI gene encoding glutamate racemase, with product MRVANKKKVLVFDSGVGGLSVFKEIHRLLPQMDYLYLFDNQAYPYGELEQSVLISRVNQLVSALVEEYQVDIVVIACNTASTIVLPSLRAKLAIPVVGVVPAIKPASLLASKGVGLIATPATVTRQYTHKLIRDYAQGKPVELLGSTRLVDIAEEKLRGKEACIEELKDILEPIRNKVDVAVLGCTHFPLLKEEIHQALDGEVTLVDSGKAIARRVKTLLDSEQCKETTEEGTKRIFASAPPWQEDALNVCLAKLGFTPVQIYRLPGVSDR from the coding sequence GTGCGAGTAGCGAATAAGAAAAAGGTTTTGGTGTTTGACTCCGGTGTCGGAGGGCTTTCTGTATTTAAAGAAATCCATCGTCTATTGCCGCAAATGGACTACCTATATCTATTCGACAATCAGGCATACCCATACGGAGAGCTTGAACAAAGCGTTCTCATTTCTCGTGTGAACCAACTGGTATCCGCGCTAGTGGAAGAGTATCAGGTCGATATTGTTGTCATCGCGTGTAACACCGCAAGTACGATAGTGCTCCCGTCACTACGTGCAAAGCTAGCGATTCCTGTTGTTGGAGTTGTCCCTGCTATTAAGCCGGCGTCATTACTTGCTTCTAAAGGCGTGGGACTGATCGCGACGCCAGCCACAGTTACTCGACAATATACCCACAAATTGATTCGTGATTATGCTCAGGGAAAACCAGTAGAGTTATTGGGCTCTACCCGTCTGGTCGATATAGCGGAAGAAAAGCTGCGTGGGAAAGAGGCTTGCATTGAAGAACTAAAAGACATCTTGGAACCTATCCGCAATAAAGTGGATGTCGCTGTATTAGGTTGCACTCACTTTCCACTTCTTAAAGAAGAAATTCACCAGGCACTGGATGGTGAGGTCACATTAGTTGACTCAGGAAAAGCGATAGCACGTCGAGTAAAGACGTTATTAGATAGTGAGCAGTGTAAGGAAACCACAGAGGAGGGGACTAAACGAATTTTTGCCAGTGCACCTCCTTGGCAAGAAGATGCACTGAATGTGTGTCTGGCGAAGCTAGGTTTTACTCCTGTTCAAATTTATCGCCTTCCGGGTGTTTCGGATCGTTAG
- a CDS encoding ATPase: MSTPKRVVISWSSGKDSTLTLERLQEDPNYEVVGLYTTYVDDEVPFQATPLEVVQMQADLLGLPLITIELPAVFPSNDIYQSTIVTALAESKLNIQAVAFGDMFCNGIADYRRSYIESAGWECVFPLLGESSKALAMEIIDRGIQTMLITTDGEVLSSDWCGRWYDKPLVDSLPSHIDPCGENGEFHTLVTSAPSFQGHIELVKREVETGERFSHQRYSAKALPKQI; the protein is encoded by the coding sequence ATGAGTACACCAAAACGCGTCGTGATCAGTTGGTCGAGTGGTAAAGATTCCACTTTGACGTTAGAAAGATTGCAAGAAGACCCAAATTACGAAGTAGTTGGACTCTACACAACTTATGTTGACGACGAAGTTCCCTTTCAAGCAACTCCTCTTGAAGTTGTGCAGATGCAGGCTGACTTACTTGGCCTTCCATTGATCACCATTGAGTTGCCTGCTGTCTTCCCAAGCAATGACATCTACCAATCTACCATTGTCACCGCATTGGCAGAGAGTAAATTAAATATACAAGCTGTCGCTTTTGGTGACATGTTCTGCAATGGTATCGCTGATTATCGACGTAGCTATATAGAATCTGCTGGCTGGGAATGTGTATTCCCTCTATTAGGGGAGAGCAGCAAAGCGCTGGCGATGGAAATCATTGATCGCGGTATTCAAACGATGCTTATCACCACTGATGGAGAAGTCTTGTCATCAGATTGGTGCGGGCGTTGGTATGACAAACCGTTGGTTGATTCGCTACCAAGTCATATTGACCCTTGTGGAGAAAATGGTGAGTTTCATACCTTGGTGACATCTGCCCCTTCATTTCAAGGCCATATAGAACTGGTTAAGCGAGAGGTCGAAACTGGGGAGAGGTTTAGTCATCAAAGATACAGTGCCAAAGCATTGCCAAAACAAATCTAG